The following coding sequences lie in one Chelmon rostratus isolate fCheRos1 chromosome 2, fCheRos1.pri, whole genome shotgun sequence genomic window:
- the slc4a8 gene encoding electroneutral sodium bicarbonate exchanger 1, which yields MPRQSHRHHKPHGSRHRKRDRRAGSLATQQSEEAETTTSSHDTPSQRVQFILGTEEDAEHVAHELFTELDEICVKDGKDAEWKETARWLKFEEDVEDGGERWSKPYVATLSLHSLFELRSCIINGSVLLDMRADCIEEIADMVLDHQEASNELDDSVRVKVREALLKRHHHQNEKKKNLIPIVRSIAEGTRKQSEPHLIAGSATSPQPPPATEPAKNGGGQDSTQVDLSKVDMHFMKKIPEGAEASNVLVGELDFLERPIVAFVRLSPAVLLTGLTEVPIPTRFLFILLGPDGKAQQYHEIGRSMATIMTDEIFHDVAYKAKDRSDLLAGIDEFLDQVTVLPPGEWDPSIRIEPPKNVPSQEKRKMPGVPNGTACQVEEELHAEHHGPELQRTGRLFGGLILDIKRKAPFYLSDYKDGMSLQCVASFLFLYCACMSPVITFGGLLGEATEGRISAIESLLGASMTGVAYSIFAGQPLTILGSTGPVLVFEKILFKFCKDYDLSYLSLRTCIGLWTALLCLVLVATDASSLVCYITRFTEEAFAALICLIFIYEALEKLFHLGEVYPFNAHSDLDKLTLAFCKCAEPDNPSNKTLELWSKRNITASAVPWTNLTVKECISLQGHFVGTACGHHGPYTPDVLFWSTILFFSTFFMSAFLKQFKTSRYFPTKVRSMISDFAVFLTIAVMVLLDYVIGVPSQKLKVPGKFQPTRDDRGWLINPIGRNPWWTVLAASIPALLCTILIFMDQQITAVIINRKEHKLLKGCGYHLDLLMVGVMLAVCSIMGLPWFVAATVLSISHVNSLKLESESSAPGEQPRFLGIREQRLTGLVIFLLMGCSVFMTGVLQFIPMPVLYGVFLYMGVSSLKGIQFFDRLKLFGMPAKHQPDFIYLRHVPLRKVHLFTVTQLTCLVLLWVIKTSPAAIVFPMMVLALVFVRKLLDLCFSKRELSYLDDLMPEWKKKNLDDASKKVDEESQVMLSDKKRDTVQIPMDSSKPAQTPRAHDPRCDPSDINISDEMSKTTVWKSLNSNQKDTRPVAAKKD from the exons ATGCCCAGGCAGAGCCATCGTCACCACAAGCCTCATGGCTCTCGGCACcgcaagagagacagaagggcAGGAAGCCTCGCAACGCAACAGAGCGAGGAAGCTGAGACGACCACCTCCAGTCATg ACACGCCGTCCCAGCGCGTCCAGTTCATTCTGGGAACGGAGGAGGATGCTGAACACGTGGCCCACGAGCTGTTCACCGAGCTGGATGAGATCTGTGTGAAGGATGGCAAGGATGCTGAGTGGAAAGAAACAGCCAG GTGGCTGAAGTTtgaggaggacgtggaggatGGCGGGGAGAGGTGGAGCAAGCCCTACGTCgccactctctccctccacagccTGTTTGAGCTCCGCAGCTGCATCATCAACGGCAGCGTGCTGCTCGACATGCGTGCCGACTGCATTGAAGAGATTGCGG ACATGGTGCTGGACCACCAGGAGGCGTCCAATGAGCTGGACGACAGTGTGAGAGTGAAGGTTCGCGAGGCCCTGCTGAAGAGACACCACCACcagaatgagaagaagaagaacctgATCCCAATCGTACGCTCCATCGCCGAGGGAACCCGCAAACAGTCAGAGCCGCATCTGATAG CAGGGTCAGCCACATCTCCCCAGCCTCCGCCAGCTACAGAGCCAGCTAAGAATGGTGGCGGACAGGACAGCACCCAGGTGGACCTCAGCAAG GTCGACATGCACTTCATGAAGAAGATCCCAGAGGGCGCAGAGGCCTCCAATGTACTGGTGGGagaactggacttcctggagaGGCCCATCGTGGCCTTTGTTCGCCTCTcccctgctgtgctgctgaccGGACTCACTGAAGTCCCCATACCTACCCG GTTCCTCTTCATTCTCCTGGGCCCAGATGGAAAGGCTCAGCAATACCACGAAATTGGACGCTCCATGGCAACCATCATGACGGATGAA ATCTTCCATGATGTAGCCTATAAGGCAAAGGACAGAAGTGACCTGCTGGCAGGGATAGATGAGTTCCTGGACCAGGTAACAGTCTTACCACCAGGAGAGTGGGACCCCTCCATCCGCATCGAGCCCCCAAAGAATGTCCCCTCTCAG gagaagaggaagatgcCTGGAGTCCCGAATGGCACAGCCTGCCAGGTAGAGGAAGAGCTACATGCTGAGCACCACGGGCCCGAGCTGCAGAGAACTGGACG GTTGTTTGGTGGTCTGATACTGGACATTAAGAGGAAAGCTCCGTTCTATCTGAGTGACTATAAGGACGGCATGAGCCTCCAGTGTGTggcctccttcctcttcctctactGTGCCTGCATGTCTCCTGTCATCACCTTCGGAGGGCTGCTGGGGGAGGCGACGGAGGGACGCATC AGTGCCATAGAGTCCTTACTTGGTGCGTCTATGACTGGAGTAGCGTACTCCATCTTTGCTGGTCAGCCTCTCACCATTCTGGGCAGCACAGGTCCTGTGCTGGTTTTTGAGAAAATCCTCTTCAAGTTCTGCAA GGACTACGACCTGTCCTATCTGTCGCTGAGGACCTGCATCGGCCTGTGGACGGCCCTGCTGTGTTTGGTGTTGGTTGCCACGGACGCCAGCTCTCTGGTGTGCTACATCACTCGGTTCACAGAGGAGGCCTTTGCCGCCCTCATCTGCCTCATCTTCATCTACGAGGCCCTGGAAAAGCTCTTCCACCTGGGAGAAGTCTACCCCTTCAATGCACACAGCGATCTGGACAAACTCACGCTGGCCTT CTGTAAGTGTGCAGAGCCTGATAATCCCAGCAATAAAACCTTAGAGCTGTGGAGCAAGAGAAACATCACAGCCTCTGCTGTGCCCTGGACCAACCTCACTGTCAAG GAGTGCATCAGTCTGCAGGGCCACTTCGTTGGGACGGCATGTGGCCATCATGGCCCCTACACCCCAGACGTTCTCTTCTGGTCTACCATCTTGTTCTTCTCAACCTTCTTCATGTCTGCCTTCCTCAAACAGTTCAAGACTAGTCGCTATTTTCCCACTAAG GTGCGGTCCATGATCAGTGACTTTGCAGTGTTCCTCACCATTGCTGTCATGGTTCTGCTCGACTATGTCATTGGAGTGCCCTCCCAGAAGTTGAAGGTGCCTGGCAAATTCCAG CCCACCAGAGATGACCGAGGTTGGTTGATCAATCCAATAGGGCGCAACCCATGGTGGACGGTCCTGGCCGCATCTATTCCTGCTCTTCTCTGCACCATCCTCATCTTTATGGACCAACAGATAACAGCCGTCATCATCAACCGTAAAGAGCACAAACTGCTG aagGGCTGTGGGTACCACCTGGACCTGCTGATGGTCGGAGTGATGCTGGCGGTGTGTTCCATCATGGGCTTGCCGTGGTTCGTAGCGGCCACGGTCCTGTCCATCTCGCATGTCAACAGCCTGAAGCTGGAGTCAGAGAGCTCGGCTCCAGGAGAGCAGCCTCGCTTCCTGGGCATCAGAGAACAGAGGCTGACCGGCCTGGTCATCTTCCTGCTCATGGGCTGCTCCGTATTCATGACTGGAGTCCTGCAG ttCATTCCTATGCCAGTGCTGTATGGTGTTTTCCTTTACATGGGAGTCTCTTCATTAAAAGGAATCCAG TTCTTTGACCGGCTGAAGTTGTTCGGCATGCCAGCGAAGCACCAGCCAGACTTCATTTACCTGCGCCACGTCCCCTTGAGGAAGGTGCACCTGTTCACTGTCACCCAGCTCACCTGTCTGGTGCTGCTCTGGGTCATCAAGACGTCACCTGCTGCTATCGTCTTCCCCATGATG GTGCTGGCTCTGGTTTTCGTCCGCAAGCTGCTGGACTTGTGCTTCTCTAAGCGAGAGCTGAGTTACCTGGATGACCTTATGCCTgaatggaagaagaagaatcttGATGATGCCTCCAAAAAAGTAGATGAG GAATCGCAGGTTATGCTCAGTGATAAAAAGCGAGATACTGTTCAGATTCCCATGGACAGCAGCAAACCCGCTCAGACCCCAAGAGCACATGACCCCAG GTGTGACCCCTCTGATATTAATATATCTGATGAAATGTCTAAAACCACCGTGTGGAAATCCCTCAACTCCAATCAAAAGGACACTCGTCCTGTGGCTGCTAAGAAG GATTGA